Proteins from a genomic interval of Erwinia sp. SLM-02:
- the crr gene encoding PTS glucose transporter subunit IIA — translation MGLFSKLFGDKSDSASGAIEIVAPLSGEIVNIEDVPDVVFAEKIVGDGIAIKPSGNKMVAPVDGTIGKIFETNHAFSIESDSGIELFVHFGIDTVELKGEGFKRIAEEGQKVKKGDVVIEFDLPLLEEKAKSTLTPVVISNMDEIKELTKLTGSVTVGETPVIRIKK, via the coding sequence ATGGGTTTGTTTTCAAAACTTTTTGGCGATAAGTCAGATTCTGCATCCGGCGCGATTGAAATCGTTGCCCCCCTGTCAGGTGAAATCGTCAATATCGAAGACGTACCGGACGTAGTGTTTGCAGAGAAAATTGTTGGCGACGGTATCGCTATCAAACCTTCTGGCAATAAAATGGTGGCTCCCGTTGATGGCACCATCGGTAAAATTTTCGAAACCAATCATGCGTTTTCCATCGAGTCCGACAGCGGTATTGAGCTGTTCGTTCACTTTGGTATTGATACGGTAGAGCTGAAAGGCGAAGGCTTTAAGCGCATCGCTGAAGAAGGTCAGAAAGTGAAGAAAGGTGACGTGGTCATCGAATTCGACCTGCCTTTACTGGAAGAGAAAGCGAAATCAACGCTGACCCCGGTTGTCATCTCAAACATGGACGAAATCAAAGAGCTGACCAAGCTGACCGGCAGCGTGACCGTCGGTGAGACACCGGTTATCCGTATCAAGAAGTAA
- a CDS encoding ATP-binding protein: MTSRFRGFLFWKILLGFWLTYIAITQLMWLGFSLYGNHREPPENLAARRIVNLQMTSAVSVLQNGGPEALRDMMIDWPDSDRRFFSVQQVDALPLNVPKDELSRDMASREFPQQVVEWVTGADGNYYQLRYDVAGLRRDSQMNRHPRSILNMPEPLFIVGGFCGLLFSLFLAWNLTRPMRQLREGFARVSTGDLSVRLYPKMRRRHDELSAVASDFDAMVERLSVLVSAREELLHDVSHELRSPLARLQLATGLARQTPASVESSLDRIDEEARRLDKMIGELLSLSRAEQQKIPDEQYFDLLGLLEAVTNDARYEAQVPGVEILLNADSQQDYTVKGDANLIRSAVENVVRNALRFSIQGQQVTITLRQEGAWLTIIVRDQGPGVEPDKLSSIFDPFVRVSSPLSGKGYGLGLSIVRKVVMAHQGEVKAINAREGGLELTLRLPHWVV; this comes from the coding sequence ATGACCTCGCGATTTCGCGGTTTCCTGTTCTGGAAGATCCTGCTGGGTTTCTGGCTGACCTACATTGCGATTACCCAGCTGATGTGGCTGGGTTTCAGCCTGTATGGCAATCATCGCGAGCCGCCGGAAAACCTGGCAGCCCGCCGCATCGTTAATCTGCAAATGACCTCGGCTGTATCGGTGCTGCAAAACGGCGGGCCGGAGGCATTGCGGGATATGATGATCGACTGGCCCGACAGCGATCGCCGCTTCTTCTCGGTTCAGCAGGTCGACGCCCTGCCGCTGAATGTGCCCAAGGATGAGCTGAGCCGCGATATGGCCTCCCGTGAGTTTCCCCAGCAGGTGGTGGAATGGGTAACCGGAGCCGACGGCAACTACTACCAGCTACGTTACGACGTGGCCGGGCTGCGCCGCGACAGCCAGATGAACCGCCATCCCCGCAGTATTCTCAATATGCCCGAGCCGCTGTTTATCGTCGGTGGTTTCTGCGGGCTGCTGTTCAGCCTGTTTCTTGCCTGGAACCTGACGCGCCCGATGCGACAGCTGCGGGAGGGTTTTGCCCGGGTATCGACCGGCGATCTTTCGGTGCGGCTGTACCCTAAAATGCGCCGCCGTCACGATGAACTGTCGGCGGTGGCCAGCGATTTTGATGCAATGGTTGAACGCCTGTCGGTGCTGGTCAGCGCCCGCGAGGAGCTGCTGCATGATGTCTCCCACGAGCTGAGATCGCCGCTGGCCAGACTGCAGCTGGCAACCGGACTGGCGCGGCAGACGCCCGCCTCGGTGGAAAGCTCGCTGGACCGCATTGATGAAGAGGCCCGGCGGCTGGACAAAATGATCGGCGAGCTGCTGTCGCTCTCCCGCGCCGAGCAGCAGAAGATCCCCGATGAGCAGTATTTTGACCTGCTCGGCCTGCTGGAAGCGGTCACCAACGATGCGCGCTATGAGGCCCAGGTCCCCGGCGTGGAAATTCTGCTCAATGCGGATTCGCAGCAGGATTACACGGTGAAAGGGGATGCGAACCTGATTCGCTCTGCCGTCGAGAACGTAGTGCGTAACGCGCTGCGCTTCTCCATTCAGGGGCAGCAGGTGACCATTACGCTGCGCCAGGAGGGGGCATGGCTGACGATTATCGTGCGCGATCAGGGGCCAGGCGTGGAGCCGGATAAGCTTTCCAGTATTTTCGACCCGTTTGTGCGCGTCAGTTCGCCGCTTTCCGGTAAGGGATATGGCCTTGGCCTGTCGATTGTCCGCAAGGTGGTGATGGCGCATCAGGGCGAAGTCAAAGCCATCAATGCCCGCGAAGGGGGGCTGGAGCTGACGCTTCGGCTGCCGCACTGGGTGGTTTAA
- a CDS encoding GntR family transcriptional regulator, with the protein MSSLASGRQQEVQRIVDALSIAIAQHRLRPGTRLIEAQIVEVLSANRNHVQAALQRLALQHIVTISPNRGAKVSQPCAREAREVFIARRAVEDAIIAGISVEKLAQFSAEIEAHQQAEQRALVSGDRRNIIRELSAFHLLLAKISDNQVLSEILANLMVRSSLIVALYQRNDTPASQCDEHCAVLDALRAGQGDAARALMLEHLLHLEQQLDLMDSPAVSLTLRDALTDSQP; encoded by the coding sequence ATGAGCAGTTTGGCCAGCGGCAGGCAGCAGGAAGTTCAACGTATCGTTGACGCATTATCGATTGCTATCGCCCAGCACCGGCTCAGGCCCGGTACACGGTTGATTGAGGCCCAGATTGTCGAGGTCCTTTCAGCAAACCGTAATCATGTTCAGGCGGCGCTGCAGCGCCTGGCCCTGCAGCATATCGTCACGATCTCGCCGAATCGCGGTGCAAAGGTGTCGCAGCCCTGTGCCAGAGAGGCGCGTGAGGTGTTTATCGCCCGTCGGGCGGTAGAGGATGCGATTATCGCCGGGATCAGCGTGGAGAAACTGGCGCAGTTCAGTGCGGAGATTGAGGCGCATCAGCAGGCGGAACAGCGTGCGCTGGTCAGCGGAGATCGCCGCAATATCATTCGCGAGCTGAGCGCTTTTCATCTGCTGCTGGCAAAAATCAGCGATAACCAGGTACTGAGTGAAATTCTGGCGAACCTGATGGTGCGCAGTTCACTGATTGTCGCGCTTTATCAGCGCAATGACACGCCGGCATCGCAGTGTGATGAGCACTGTGCCGTGCTGGATGCGCTGAGGGCGGGGCAGGGTGATGCTGCCCGCGCGCTGATGCTAGAACACTTACTCCATCTGGAGCAGCAGCTGGACTTAATGGATTCACCTGCCGTGTCGCTGACGCTGCGCGACGCACTCACCGACAGCCAGCCATAA
- a CDS encoding sulfate ABC transporter substrate-binding protein — MTLPTVKKLVSATAFSLLLAGAAQATELLNSSYDVSRELFTALNAPFEKQWDEQHPGDKLTIKQSHAGSSRQALAILQGLKADVVTYNQVTDVQVLHDKGKLIPADWQQRLPNSSSPFYSTMAFLVRKGNPKNIHDWNDLVRDDVKLIFPNPKTSGNARYTYLAAWGAADRADGKDKAKTEKFMTQFLKNVEVFDTGGRGATTSFVDRGLGDVLISFESEVNTIRNQYEKDGYEVIVPKTNILAEFPVAWVDKNTESNKTTDAAKAYLNYLYTPAAQQIITQFYYRVNNPQLMAEHKDRFPQTDLFRVSDAFGSWEEVMKVHFANGGELDKLLAAGR, encoded by the coding sequence ATGACGTTACCGACGGTGAAAAAATTAGTCAGCGCGACTGCTTTCTCGTTACTGCTTGCCGGTGCCGCGCAGGCCACGGAGCTGTTGAACAGCTCTTATGATGTCTCTCGCGAGTTGTTTACCGCCCTGAATGCACCGTTTGAAAAACAGTGGGATGAACAGCATCCGGGCGACAAGCTGACCATCAAGCAGTCCCACGCCGGTTCTTCCCGCCAGGCGCTGGCTATCCTGCAGGGGCTGAAAGCCGATGTGGTGACCTACAACCAGGTGACCGACGTGCAGGTACTGCACGATAAAGGCAAGCTGATCCCGGCTGACTGGCAGCAGCGCCTGCCGAACAGTAGCTCACCGTTCTATTCCACCATGGCCTTCCTGGTGCGTAAGGGAAACCCTAAGAATATCCACGACTGGAACGATCTGGTGCGTGACGACGTTAAGCTGATCTTCCCTAATCCGAAAACCTCGGGTAATGCACGCTATACCTATCTGGCGGCATGGGGCGCGGCGGATCGTGCCGACGGCAAAGATAAAGCCAAAACCGAAAAATTCATGACCCAGTTCCTGAAAAACGTCGAGGTGTTTGATACCGGCGGCCGTGGAGCCACGACCAGCTTCGTCGATCGCGGCCTGGGTGACGTGCTGATCAGCTTTGAGTCGGAAGTGAACACTATCCGTAATCAGTACGAAAAGGACGGTTACGAAGTGATCGTGCCAAAAACCAATATCCTGGCTGAATTCCCGGTGGCGTGGGTCGATAAAAATACCGAAAGCAACAAAACCACCGATGCGGCGAAAGCCTATCTGAACTATCTCTACACGCCTGCGGCGCAGCAGATTATTACCCAGTTCTACTATCGGGTGAACAATCCGCAGCTGATGGCCGAGCATAAAGACCGCTTCCCGCAAACCGATCTGTTCCGCGTCTCCGATGCGTTCGGCAGCTGGGAAGAGGTGATGAAAGTTCACTTCGCCAACGGCGGCGAGCTGGACAAGCTGTTAGCGGCAGGGCGGTAA
- a CDS encoding DUF2919 domain-containing protein, translating into MLKYTPDDYDARGQLRLPLSFWAILLLQARTWVLFVMAGASRQQGTALLELFYPDTHTFWLGLGLGVPAAVGLLLTGYRQRLPRLWQALRWVLMATLAVMLLLQGVSLWQQDDLSSPLVMFVSLLDVLGLLALWRQRRLADCFDPTQNH; encoded by the coding sequence ATGCTGAAATACACCCCCGATGACTACGACGCTCGTGGCCAGCTGCGCCTGCCGCTGAGCTTCTGGGCGATTCTATTATTGCAGGCGCGCACCTGGGTGCTGTTCGTGATGGCCGGCGCTTCGCGTCAGCAGGGTACTGCGCTGCTTGAGCTGTTCTATCCCGATACGCACACCTTCTGGCTCGGCCTGGGGCTGGGTGTGCCGGCGGCAGTCGGCCTGTTGCTGACCGGCTATCGCCAGCGGCTGCCTCGGCTCTGGCAGGCGTTGCGCTGGGTGCTGATGGCCACGCTGGCGGTGATGCTGCTTCTGCAGGGCGTGTCGCTTTGGCAGCAGGACGATCTCAGCTCACCGCTGGTGATGTTTGTCTCTCTGCTTGATGTGCTGGGCCTGCTTGCCCTGTGGCGTCAGCGGCGGCTGGCGGATTGTTTTGATCCAACGCAAAATCACTAG
- the cysM gene encoding cysteine synthase CysM has protein sequence MTTLEQTIGNTPLIKLQRLGPDNGSEIWLKLEGNNPAGSVKDRAALSMIQQAELRGEIQPGDVLIEATSGNTGIALAMIAAMKGYVLKLLMPDNMSIERQAAMRAYGAELILVSREQGMEGARDLASEMAARGEGKVLDQFNNADNPLGHYRTTGPEIWQQTEGRVTHFVSSMGTTGTITGVSRFLKEQSESVQIIGLQPSEGSSIPGIRRWPQAYLPGIFRPELVDDVMDMSQREAEDTMRQLARREGVFCGVSSGGAVAGALRIAQANPGSVVVAIVCDRGDRYLSTGVY, from the coding sequence TTGACCACTCTCGAACAGACCATTGGTAACACTCCGCTGATTAAGCTTCAGCGCCTTGGCCCGGATAACGGCAGCGAAATCTGGCTGAAGCTGGAAGGCAATAATCCCGCCGGATCGGTGAAGGATCGTGCGGCGCTGTCGATGATCCAGCAGGCCGAGCTGCGCGGGGAGATCCAGCCAGGCGATGTGCTGATTGAAGCGACCAGCGGCAATACCGGCATTGCGCTGGCGATGATCGCGGCGATGAAAGGCTACGTTCTCAAGCTGCTGATGCCGGATAATATGAGCATTGAGCGCCAGGCGGCGATGCGCGCCTACGGCGCCGAGCTGATTCTGGTCAGCCGCGAGCAGGGCATGGAGGGCGCACGCGATCTCGCCAGTGAAATGGCGGCACGCGGCGAGGGTAAGGTGCTCGATCAGTTTAATAACGCCGATAATCCGCTGGGCCACTATCGCACCACCGGCCCGGAAATCTGGCAGCAGACTGAAGGCCGGGTCACGCATTTCGTCTCCAGCATGGGGACCACCGGTACGATTACCGGCGTCAGCCGCTTCCTGAAAGAGCAGAGTGAAAGTGTACAAATCATCGGCCTGCAGCCTTCCGAGGGCAGCAGTATCCCCGGTATCCGCCGCTGGCCGCAGGCCTATTTACCCGGTATTTTTCGCCCGGAGCTGGTCGATGACGTCATGGATATGTCGCAGCGGGAAGCGGAAGATACCATGCGGCAGCTGGCCCGGCGCGAGGGTGTATTCTGCGGCGTCAGCTCCGGCGGCGCGGTGGCTGGTGCGCTGCGTATTGCTCAGGCGAACCCCGGCAGTGTGGTGGTGGCGATCGTTTGCGATCGCGGCGACCGTTATCTCTCCACCGGCGTGTACTGA
- the cysW gene encoding sulfate/thiosulfate ABC transporter permease CysW codes for MADVSEFKGVGRARIQWGKWILIGLGMLISLLLLVVPLIAIFTEALSSGLMATFSNLQDSDMLHSIWLTVLIALIVVPVNLVFGTLLAWLVTRFNFPGRQLLLTLFDIPFAVSPVVAGLMYLLFWGVNGPVGGWLDAHSIQLMFSWQGMAMVTIFVTCPFVVRELVPVMLSQGSHEDEAAVLLGASGWKMFWRVTLPNIRWALLYGVVLTNARAIGEFGAVSVVSGSVRGETYTLPLQVELLHQDYNTVGAFTAAGLLTLMAIVTLFLKGALQWRLESQQHRLQQEGNNEH; via the coding sequence ATGGCGGATGTCAGCGAATTTAAAGGCGTGGGTCGCGCACGCATTCAGTGGGGCAAGTGGATCCTGATTGGCCTCGGCATGCTGATTTCTCTGCTGCTGCTGGTGGTGCCGCTGATTGCCATCTTTACCGAAGCGCTCTCCAGCGGGCTGATGGCGACGTTCAGCAACCTGCAGGATAGCGATATGCTGCACTCGATCTGGCTGACGGTGCTGATTGCGCTGATCGTCGTGCCGGTCAACCTGGTATTCGGCACGCTGCTGGCCTGGCTGGTGACGCGTTTTAACTTCCCGGGCCGCCAGCTGCTGCTGACGCTGTTTGATATCCCGTTTGCCGTTTCGCCGGTGGTTGCCGGTCTGATGTATCTGCTGTTCTGGGGCGTGAACGGCCCCGTCGGCGGCTGGCTGGATGCTCACAGCATTCAGCTGATGTTCTCCTGGCAGGGGATGGCAATGGTCACCATTTTTGTCACCTGTCCATTCGTGGTTCGCGAGCTGGTGCCGGTAATGCTGAGCCAGGGCAGCCATGAAGATGAGGCGGCGGTGCTGCTGGGCGCATCCGGCTGGAAAATGTTCTGGCGCGTCACACTACCCAATATCCGCTGGGCGCTGCTCTACGGCGTGGTGCTGACCAACGCCCGCGCCATCGGTGAATTTGGTGCCGTGTCGGTCGTCTCGGGCTCTGTGCGCGGCGAAACCTACACGCTGCCGCTACAGGTAGAATTACTGCATCAGGATTACAACACCGTGGGGGCATTTACCGCCGCCGGACTGCTGACCCTGATGGCGATAGTCACACTGTTTCTGAAAGGTGCGCTGCAGTGGCGCTTAGAAAGCCAGCAGCACCGCCTGCAACAGGAGGGGAATAATGAGCATTGA
- the cysA gene encoding sulfate/thiosulfate ABC transporter ATP-binding protein CysA, whose translation MSIEIGNINKSFGKTKVLNDISLDIPSGQMVALLGPSGSGKTTLLRIIAGLENQNSGRLSFHGKDVSRVHARDRQVGFVFQHYALFRHMTVFDNIAFGLTVLPRRERPSAAEIKQKVTRLLEMVQLSHLAGRFPAQLSGGQKQRVALARALAVEPQILLLDEPFGALDAQVRKELRRWLRQLHEELKFTSVFVTHDQEEAMEVADRVVVMSQGNIEQVGTPDEVWRDPATRFVLEFLGEVNRFDGEIHGSQFHVGAHQWPLGYASAHQGKVELFLRPWEIDVSRQSSLQTPLPVQILEVSPRGHYWQLVVQPAGWSSEPVTVVLEGEQSTPVRGERLFVGLQQARLYNGDTPLRPVAFAQSA comes from the coding sequence ATGAGCATTGAAATCGGTAACATCAATAAATCCTTCGGTAAGACGAAAGTCCTGAACGATATTTCCCTGGATATCCCTTCCGGGCAGATGGTGGCGCTGTTGGGGCCGTCCGGCTCGGGAAAAACCACCCTGCTGCGCATTATCGCCGGGCTGGAGAATCAGAACAGCGGCCGCCTGAGCTTCCACGGCAAAGACGTCAGCCGCGTACACGCGCGCGATCGCCAGGTAGGCTTCGTTTTCCAGCACTACGCGCTGTTCCGCCATATGACGGTGTTCGACAACATCGCCTTTGGCCTGACGGTGCTGCCACGCCGCGAGCGCCCGTCGGCGGCGGAAATTAAACAGAAAGTCACCCGCCTGCTGGAGATGGTGCAGCTGTCCCATCTTGCCGGGCGCTTCCCGGCACAGCTCTCCGGCGGTCAGAAACAGCGCGTGGCGCTGGCCCGTGCGCTGGCGGTTGAACCACAGATTCTGCTGCTGGATGAGCCGTTCGGCGCGCTGGATGCGCAGGTACGTAAAGAGCTGCGCCGCTGGCTGCGTCAGCTGCATGAAGAGCTGAAGTTCACCAGCGTCTTTGTGACCCACGACCAGGAAGAAGCGATGGAAGTCGCCGATCGCGTGGTGGTGATGAGCCAGGGCAATATCGAGCAGGTGGGCACGCCGGACGAAGTGTGGCGCGACCCTGCCACCCGCTTTGTGCTGGAGTTCCTCGGCGAAGTGAACCGCTTTGACGGTGAAATTCACGGTTCGCAGTTCCACGTCGGCGCACATCAGTGGCCGCTGGGCTACGCCTCTGCGCATCAGGGCAAAGTGGAGCTGTTCCTGCGCCCGTGGGAAATCGACGTCAGCCGCCAGAGCAGCCTGCAAACGCCGCTGCCGGTGCAGATTCTGGAAGTCAGCCCGCGCGGCCACTACTGGCAGTTGGTGGTTCAGCCTGCGGGCTGGAGCAGCGAGCCGGTCACCGTGGTGCTGGAAGGCGAGCAGTCGACGCCCGTTCGCGGCGAGCGCCTGTTTGTCGGACTGCAGCAGGCGCGCCTGTATAATGGTGATACGCCGCTGAGACCCGTTGCCTTTGCGCAAAGCGCCTGA
- a CDS encoding Dyp-type peroxidase, producing the protein MSDFQSGILLEHRRFAIYLEAMCQGDIAAIRSGCHLFLQQLSLLQERYSDAGLGAVIAFGSGLWNDLSPANSTAELKDFQPLGKGIAPATQRDLLIHIQSLRHDVNFSLAQAALAAFGDAIRIEEETHGFRWVEERDLSGFVDGTENPQGEQREAVAIIASGENAGGSYVLSQRWQHNLKMFNRLAVEKQEQIMGRTKESNEELEGDARPATSHVARVDLKEEGKGLKILRQSLPYGTASGVNGLFFLAYCATLYNIEQQLLSMFGEADGKYDAMLRFTKPLTGSYFYAPSLSQLAAL; encoded by the coding sequence ATGTCAGATTTCCAGAGCGGGATTTTGTTAGAACACCGCCGTTTTGCTATTTATCTTGAAGCCATGTGCCAGGGTGATATTGCCGCGATACGTAGCGGCTGCCACCTTTTCCTTCAGCAGCTTTCACTGCTGCAGGAGCGTTATTCCGATGCGGGGCTGGGCGCGGTGATTGCCTTCGGCAGCGGCCTGTGGAACGACCTCAGCCCGGCTAACAGCACCGCAGAGCTGAAAGACTTCCAGCCGCTGGGCAAAGGCATCGCCCCCGCTACCCAGCGCGATCTGCTTATTCATATTCAGTCATTGCGCCACGATGTGAATTTCAGCCTGGCTCAGGCCGCGCTGGCTGCCTTTGGCGACGCCATCCGTATTGAAGAGGAAACTCACGGCTTCCGCTGGGTGGAGGAACGCGATCTCAGCGGCTTCGTTGACGGCACGGAAAATCCGCAGGGCGAGCAGCGTGAAGCGGTAGCGATTATTGCCAGCGGCGAGAACGCGGGCGGCAGCTATGTGCTCAGCCAGCGCTGGCAGCACAATCTGAAAATGTTTAACCGCCTGGCGGTGGAAAAGCAGGAGCAGATTATGGGCCGCACCAAAGAGAGCAACGAAGAGCTGGAAGGCGATGCCCGCCCGGCCACCTCGCACGTGGCCCGCGTCGATCTGAAAGAAGAGGGGAAAGGGCTGAAGATTTTGCGCCAGAGTCTGCCTTACGGCACCGCCAGCGGCGTTAACGGCCTGTTCTTCCTCGCCTACTGCGCGACGCTGTATAACATCGAGCAGCAGCTGCTGAGCATGTTTGGGGAAGCGGACGGCAAATATGATGCGATGCTGCGCTTTACTAAACCCCTCACCGGCAGCTACTTTTACGCGCCGTCGCTGTCGCAGCTGGCCGCGCTGTAA
- a CDS encoding RpoE-regulated lipoprotein, which translates to MNNLRPALLIATLLLAGCAGSGSQTGGASQSTWWNPVSWSWSGLNPVNWFGSSLQVTEQGVGGVNGSTPLQQKAIEEGLKGQYTLRNGMRMVDGSVVSFWQALDDSKQVQMELSGRTTVSRIEVMDKDVATDSGVKIGTRFSDLFSKAFESCKKGTGSDRQNVECRAPNSQHISYVFSGDWHGPEGLMPADDTLKNWTVSKIIWHSQNAD; encoded by the coding sequence ATGAATAATCTTCGCCCGGCGCTACTGATCGCCACTCTTTTACTGGCGGGCTGCGCCGGATCCGGCAGTCAGACGGGCGGCGCCAGCCAGTCCACCTGGTGGAACCCGGTATCCTGGTCCTGGTCCGGCCTGAATCCCGTTAACTGGTTTGGCTCCTCGCTTCAGGTGACCGAGCAGGGCGTGGGCGGCGTAAACGGCAGCACGCCGCTGCAGCAGAAAGCGATCGAGGAGGGGCTGAAGGGACAGTATACGCTGCGTAACGGTATGCGCATGGTCGACGGTAGCGTAGTTTCCTTCTGGCAGGCGCTGGATGACAGCAAGCAGGTTCAGATGGAGCTGAGCGGTCGCACTACCGTCAGCCGCATTGAGGTAATGGATAAGGATGTGGCAACCGACAGCGGCGTGAAAATTGGCACCCGCTTCAGCGATCTGTTCAGCAAGGCGTTTGAGTCCTGTAAAAAGGGCACCGGCTCGGATCGCCAGAACGTAGAGTGCCGCGCACCGAACAGCCAGCATATCAGCTATGTGTTCAGCGGCGACTGGCACGGGCCTGAGGGGCTGATGCCGGCGGATGACACGCTGAAAAACTGGACGGTGAGTAAAATTATCTGGCACAGCCAGAACGCCGACTAA
- the cysT gene encoding sulfate/thiosulfate ABC transporter permease CysT, with product MFATSKRVLPGFGISLGSSLFFTCLILLLPISALLMQLSQMTLAQYWEVITNPQVVAAYEVTLLAAGVASLFNAAFGMLMAWILTRYRFPGRAILDGLMDLPFALPTAVAGLTLAGLFSVNGWYGEWLGQFGIKVSYTWLGIAVAMAFTSIPFVVRTVQPVLEELGPEYEEAAETLGATPWQSFRRVVLPEVAPALLAGTALSFTRSLGEFGAVIFIAGNIAWKTEVTSLMIFVRLQEFDYPAASAIASVILAASLLLLFAINTLQSRFGRRLGGH from the coding sequence ATGTTTGCAACCAGTAAGCGCGTGCTGCCCGGATTTGGCATCAGCCTCGGCAGCAGCCTGTTTTTCACCTGTTTAATTTTGCTGCTGCCCATCAGCGCGCTGCTGATGCAGCTGTCGCAGATGACGCTGGCACAGTACTGGGAAGTGATCACCAATCCCCAGGTGGTGGCGGCCTATGAAGTGACGCTGCTTGCCGCGGGGGTCGCATCCCTTTTCAATGCCGCCTTTGGCATGCTGATGGCGTGGATCCTGACGCGCTATCGCTTTCCGGGGCGTGCCATTCTCGACGGCCTGATGGATTTACCGTTTGCGCTGCCGACGGCGGTGGCGGGCCTGACGCTGGCGGGCCTGTTCTCGGTGAACGGCTGGTACGGCGAGTGGCTCGGGCAGTTTGGAATTAAAGTCTCTTATACCTGGCTGGGTATCGCGGTGGCGATGGCCTTTACCAGCATCCCGTTTGTGGTGCGCACGGTGCAGCCGGTGCTGGAAGAGTTAGGCCCGGAATACGAAGAGGCGGCCGAAACGCTGGGCGCAACCCCGTGGCAGAGCTTCCGCCGCGTGGTGCTGCCGGAGGTCGCTCCGGCACTGCTGGCGGGAACCGCGCTGTCATTTACCCGCAGCCTCGGCGAGTTTGGCGCGGTGATCTTTATCGCCGGCAACATCGCGTGGAAAACGGAAGTGACCTCGCTGATGATTTTTGTCCGCCTGCAGGAATTTGATTATCCGGCGGCCAGCGCCATCGCCTCGGTGATCCTTGCCGCGTCGCTGCTGCTGCTGTTTGCGATTAACACCTTACAAAGCCGCTTTGGCCGTCGTCTGGGAGGCCACTAA
- a CDS encoding GNAT family acetyltransferase, with product MEIRVFRQDDFEEVITLWERCDLLRPWNDPEMDIERKQNHDPDLFLVAVVGGEIVGSIMGGYDGHRGSAYYLGVHPDYQGRGFANALINRLEKKLIARGCPKIHVMVREENDAVQGFYEKLDYETVDSVLLGKRLIEDREY from the coding sequence ATGGAAATCCGCGTATTTCGGCAGGATGATTTTGAAGAAGTGATTACCCTTTGGGAGCGTTGCGATTTGTTACGTCCCTGGAACGATCCTGAGATGGATATTGAACGCAAACAGAACCACGATCCTGACCTGTTCCTGGTGGCTGTCGTCGGTGGCGAAATCGTTGGCTCGATTATGGGCGGCTACGATGGTCACCGCGGTTCGGCCTATTATCTTGGCGTTCATCCCGACTATCAGGGCCGTGGCTTTGCCAACGCGCTGATTAACCGGCTGGAGAAAAAGCTGATTGCACGGGGTTGCCCGAAGATCCACGTGATGGTGCGGGAAGAGAACGACGCGGTGCAGGGCTTTTACGAGAAGCTGGACTATGAAACCGTTGACAGCGTGCTGCTGGGTAAGCGGCTTATTGAAGATCGCGAGTACTGA
- a CDS encoding response regulator transcription factor, translated as MKILLVDDDLELGTMLSQYLIAEGFDASLVLTGKAGVTGALSGEYSAMILDIMLPDMSGIDVLRQVRQNSRLPVIMLTAKGDNIDRVIGLEMGADDYMPKPCYPRELVARLRAVLRRVEEQPAAVENKDVISWGALTLNPATRISEWQNKPFDLTASEFNLLDLLLRAPDRVVSKDELSEKGLGRPREAYDRSVDVHISNIRQKLAALTNDTINIETVRSIGYRIR; from the coding sequence ATGAAAATTTTACTCGTTGATGACGACCTTGAGCTGGGCACCATGCTCAGTCAGTATCTTATTGCCGAAGGGTTTGATGCCTCGCTGGTGCTGACCGGTAAAGCGGGCGTAACCGGTGCGCTGTCCGGCGAATACAGCGCGATGATCCTCGATATTATGCTGCCCGATATGAGCGGGATTGACGTGCTGCGCCAGGTGCGGCAGAACAGCCGCCTGCCGGTGATTATGCTGACGGCGAAAGGGGACAACATCGATCGCGTGATCGGCCTGGAAATGGGTGCCGATGACTACATGCCGAAGCCCTGCTATCCCCGTGAGCTGGTCGCCCGCCTGCGCGCGGTACTGCGCCGCGTTGAAGAGCAGCCCGCCGCGGTGGAAAACAAGGACGTGATTAGCTGGGGAGCGCTGACGCTCAATCCGGCCACCCGCATCAGCGAATGGCAGAATAAGCCGTTCGATCTCACCGCCTCTGAATTCAACCTGCTTGATTTACTGCTGCGTGCGCCGGACCGCGTGGTGTCAAAAGATGAGCTGTCTGAGAAAGGCCTGGGCCGCCCGCGTGAAGCCTATGACCGCAGCGTGGACGTTCATATCAGCAATATTCGCCAGAAGCTGGCTGCACTGACTAACGATACGATCAATATCGAAACGGTACGCAGCATCGGCTACCGCATCCGATGA